Proteins from a single region of Ananas comosus cultivar F153 linkage group 3, ASM154086v1, whole genome shotgun sequence:
- the LOC109707202 gene encoding ankyrin repeat domain-containing protein 17-like isoform X2 — MARHRAAARGDEAATSQRLVEAALRGDARAVEECLGGAGAAAAAAADVNEVGAVVLSVRCVEIAMREEAADEVEIERRELKSDVTALFAAAHSGHIDVVRRLLKAGADVNQKLFRGYAATAAAREGHCDILEVLLKAGASQPACEDALLEASLFGEAEAVQLLISSEMVRLDSAAHAIVTASSRGFVDVVAALIKNGVDINCVDRVLLQSIKPALHANVDCTPLVAAIVSRQVSTVKFLLEAGARTDCLARLGAWSWDPITGEELRVGACLGEPYTAEWCTVEYFESSGEILRLLLRHEPHLLENPHLGRTLLCHAILCRNPNAVSALLKAGANSKFPIRTKNRYESRPIHLAARLGCADILRQLISHGTDINAKTSNGETPLMISAKAGSADCFLELIIAGADLGLVSDSGETAVQVAKTSAFSSSLIDIMTKALNAGVNLNSSNIHAFSPLHFITESGSTEPLQMILHSSTADINKPDSSGFTPLMVAAKARKTEVFRLLVMAGADISVKNSENKTLMSMLQNEDPVMRDSFEQILLKATLADIITDRMIFRALHYAAQKGDTSSIVQLLKMGWKVDSFDENGYSPLMLAAMEGKSEACQVLILQGGADCGLTNARNETALTLARISPKSNKATEGLILDQLARVCVTEGEELIKHTREGRGTPHLKNVRMLNSGVLTWGKSERRNVVCKEATAGPSLNFSKNRRNDDKDGEAAVFRVVTVGGREVHFEARSGPSVELWVRGINLIAKESASSGD, encoded by the exons ATGGCGCGTCAcagggcggcggcgcgcggcgacgAGGCTGCGACGTCGCAGAGGCTGGTGGAGGCGGCGCTGAGAGGGGACGCGCGGGCGGTGGAGGAGTGCCTCGGCGGCgccggagcggcggcggcggcggcggcggatgtGAACGAGGTGGGTGCGGTGGTGCTGAGTGTGCGGTGCGTGGAGATCGCGATgcgcgaggaggcggcggaCGAGGTAGAGATCGAGCGCCGGGAGCTCAAGAGCGACGTCACCGCCTTGTTCGCCGCCGCGCACTCCGGCCACATCGACGTGGTGCGAAGGCTCCTG AAAGCTGGAGCTGATGTCAATCAGAAGCTGTTTCGGGGCTATGCTGCGACCGCTGCTGCACGCGAAGGCCACTGCGACATCCTTGAAGTGCTTCTGAAAGCTGGAGCTTCTCAACCAGCTTGTGAAGATGCTTTGCTCGAAGCTAGTCTTTTTGGCGAGGCTGAAGCAGTTCAACTATTAATTAGCTCAGAGATGGTGAGGCTCGATTCAGCTGCCCATGCTATTGTGACAGCTTCTTCTAGAGGCTTTGTTGATGTAGTGGCCGCACTAATCAAG AACGGGGTGGACATTAATTGTGTGGATAGGGTCCTCTTGCAGTCAATTAAGCCTGCACTGCATGCAAATGTGGATTGCACGCCTCTTGTAGCTGCGATCGTGAGCCGACAAGTTTCTACTGTGAAATTCTTACTAGAG GCTGGTGCGAGGACGGACTGTCTAGCTCGGCTCGGGGCGTGGTCGTGGGACCCGATTACCGGCGAGGAGCTCAGAGTTGGCGCCTGCTTGGGCGAGCCCTACACTGCGGAATGGTGCACGGTCGAGTACTTTGAATCTAGCGGCGAAatccttcgtcttcttcttcggcATGAACCACACTTACTTGAAAACCCGCATCTTGGCCGCACCCTTCTCTGCCACGCCATCCTTTGCCGGAACCCTAATGCAGTAAGCGCTCTCCTCAAAGCCGGTGCAAACTCCAAGTTCCCAATAAGAACCAAAAATAGGTATGAATCCCGACCCATTCACTTGGCGGCGAGACTGGGCTGTGCTGACATACTGAGGCAATTAATATCACATGGAACGGATATCAATGCAAAGACATCAAACGGTGAGACTCCTCTAATGATCTCTGCAAAGGCCGGTAGTGCCGATTGTTTTCTCGAGCTTATTATAGCTGGGGCCGACTTAGGGCTTGTGAGTGATTCAGGTGAAACAGCAGTGCAGGTTGCAAAAACAAGTGCTTTTTCGTCGTCCCTCATAGACATCATGACGAAAGCTTTGAATGCAGGGGTGAATTTGAACTCATCAAATATTCATGCCTTCTCTCCATTACATTTTATCACTGAAAGTGGTTCCACCGAGCCTCTTCAGATGATTCTCCATTCCTCAACTGCAGATATAAACAAGCCGGATAGTTCCGGATTTACTCCCCTCATGGTCGCGGCGAAGGCCAGAAAAACAGAAGTATTCCGGCTTTTAGTAATGGCTGGAGCAGATATTTCGGTAAAGAATTCCGAAAATAAGACTTTAATGTCCATGCTTCAGAACGAAGATCCTGTAATGAGGGATTCTTTTGAACAGATTTTGCTCAAAGCGACACTAGCCGACATTATAACTGATCGAATGATATTTCGAGCTCTTCATTATGCGGCTCAAAAGGGCGACACATCATCAATAGTTCAACTCTTAAAGATGGGATGGAAAGTTGATTCTTTTGATGAAAACGGTTATTCACCTCTAATGCTCGCGGCCATGGAGGGAAAGTCGGAGGCGTGCCAGGTTTTAATACTACAAGGAGGGGCCGACTGCGGGCTTACCAATGCTAGAAACGAGACGGCTTTAACATTGGCGAGgataagccctaaatcaaacAAGGCGACCGAGGGTTTGATACTCGATCAATTAGCTCGAGTTTGTGTGACCGAAGGGGAGGAGCTCATCAAGCACACAAGGGAGGGGCGGGGCACGCCACATTTGAAGAACGTCCGGATGCTAAACTCCGGGGTTTTGACGTGGGGGAAGAGCGAGAGAAGGAATGTGGTGTGTAAGGAGGCGACGGCGGGGCCGAGTTTGAATTTTTCGAAGAATAGGAGGAATGACGATAAAGACGGTGAGGCGGCGGTCTTTCGGGTGGTGACGGTGGGGGGGCGAGAGGTCCATTTCGAGGCTAGAAGTGGCCCTAGTGTGGAATTATGGGTTCGCGGCATCAATCTCATTGCAAAGGAAAGTGCTTCTTCAGGGGATTGA
- the LOC109707202 gene encoding ankyrin repeat domain-containing protein 17-like isoform X1 — translation MIMTRVSDRWSRPNYKHLVCASSSSLSACVVSEHQREDPLHGEKGDDPIRFSTPSSAKSSPFRGAGAVRVRSMARHRAAARGDEAATSQRLVEAALRGDARAVEECLGGAGAAAAAAADVNEVGAVVLSVRCVEIAMREEAADEVEIERRELKSDVTALFAAAHSGHIDVVRRLLKAGADVNQKLFRGYAATAAAREGHCDILEVLLKAGASQPACEDALLEASLFGEAEAVQLLISSEMVRLDSAAHAIVTASSRGFVDVVAALIKNGVDINCVDRVLLQSIKPALHANVDCTPLVAAIVSRQVSTVKFLLEAGARTDCLARLGAWSWDPITGEELRVGACLGEPYTAEWCTVEYFESSGEILRLLLRHEPHLLENPHLGRTLLCHAILCRNPNAVSALLKAGANSKFPIRTKNRYESRPIHLAARLGCADILRQLISHGTDINAKTSNGETPLMISAKAGSADCFLELIIAGADLGLVSDSGETAVQVAKTSAFSSSLIDIMTKALNAGVNLNSSNIHAFSPLHFITESGSTEPLQMILHSSTADINKPDSSGFTPLMVAAKARKTEVFRLLVMAGADISVKNSENKTLMSMLQNEDPVMRDSFEQILLKATLADIITDRMIFRALHYAAQKGDTSSIVQLLKMGWKVDSFDENGYSPLMLAAMEGKSEACQVLILQGGADCGLTNARNETALTLARISPKSNKATEGLILDQLARVCVTEGEELIKHTREGRGTPHLKNVRMLNSGVLTWGKSERRNVVCKEATAGPSLNFSKNRRNDDKDGEAAVFRVVTVGGREVHFEARSGPSVELWVRGINLIAKESASSGD, via the exons ATGATCATGACCAGAGTATCCGACCGTTGGAGTCGACCAAATTACAAACACCTGGTgtgcgcctcctcctcctcccttagTGCGTGCGTTGTGAGCGAGCACCAACGAGAGGATCCACTCCACGGTGAAAAGGGCGACGACCCAATTCGCTTCTCCACCCCTTCTTCCGCAAAGTCGTCGCCTTTCCGGGGGGCGGGGGCGGTGAGGGTTCGATCCATGGCGCGTCAcagggcggcggcgcgcggcgacgAGGCTGCGACGTCGCAGAGGCTGGTGGAGGCGGCGCTGAGAGGGGACGCGCGGGCGGTGGAGGAGTGCCTCGGCGGCgccggagcggcggcggcggcggcggcggatgtGAACGAGGTGGGTGCGGTGGTGCTGAGTGTGCGGTGCGTGGAGATCGCGATgcgcgaggaggcggcggaCGAGGTAGAGATCGAGCGCCGGGAGCTCAAGAGCGACGTCACCGCCTTGTTCGCCGCCGCGCACTCCGGCCACATCGACGTGGTGCGAAGGCTCCTG AAAGCTGGAGCTGATGTCAATCAGAAGCTGTTTCGGGGCTATGCTGCGACCGCTGCTGCACGCGAAGGCCACTGCGACATCCTTGAAGTGCTTCTGAAAGCTGGAGCTTCTCAACCAGCTTGTGAAGATGCTTTGCTCGAAGCTAGTCTTTTTGGCGAGGCTGAAGCAGTTCAACTATTAATTAGCTCAGAGATGGTGAGGCTCGATTCAGCTGCCCATGCTATTGTGACAGCTTCTTCTAGAGGCTTTGTTGATGTAGTGGCCGCACTAATCAAG AACGGGGTGGACATTAATTGTGTGGATAGGGTCCTCTTGCAGTCAATTAAGCCTGCACTGCATGCAAATGTGGATTGCACGCCTCTTGTAGCTGCGATCGTGAGCCGACAAGTTTCTACTGTGAAATTCTTACTAGAG GCTGGTGCGAGGACGGACTGTCTAGCTCGGCTCGGGGCGTGGTCGTGGGACCCGATTACCGGCGAGGAGCTCAGAGTTGGCGCCTGCTTGGGCGAGCCCTACACTGCGGAATGGTGCACGGTCGAGTACTTTGAATCTAGCGGCGAAatccttcgtcttcttcttcggcATGAACCACACTTACTTGAAAACCCGCATCTTGGCCGCACCCTTCTCTGCCACGCCATCCTTTGCCGGAACCCTAATGCAGTAAGCGCTCTCCTCAAAGCCGGTGCAAACTCCAAGTTCCCAATAAGAACCAAAAATAGGTATGAATCCCGACCCATTCACTTGGCGGCGAGACTGGGCTGTGCTGACATACTGAGGCAATTAATATCACATGGAACGGATATCAATGCAAAGACATCAAACGGTGAGACTCCTCTAATGATCTCTGCAAAGGCCGGTAGTGCCGATTGTTTTCTCGAGCTTATTATAGCTGGGGCCGACTTAGGGCTTGTGAGTGATTCAGGTGAAACAGCAGTGCAGGTTGCAAAAACAAGTGCTTTTTCGTCGTCCCTCATAGACATCATGACGAAAGCTTTGAATGCAGGGGTGAATTTGAACTCATCAAATATTCATGCCTTCTCTCCATTACATTTTATCACTGAAAGTGGTTCCACCGAGCCTCTTCAGATGATTCTCCATTCCTCAACTGCAGATATAAACAAGCCGGATAGTTCCGGATTTACTCCCCTCATGGTCGCGGCGAAGGCCAGAAAAACAGAAGTATTCCGGCTTTTAGTAATGGCTGGAGCAGATATTTCGGTAAAGAATTCCGAAAATAAGACTTTAATGTCCATGCTTCAGAACGAAGATCCTGTAATGAGGGATTCTTTTGAACAGATTTTGCTCAAAGCGACACTAGCCGACATTATAACTGATCGAATGATATTTCGAGCTCTTCATTATGCGGCTCAAAAGGGCGACACATCATCAATAGTTCAACTCTTAAAGATGGGATGGAAAGTTGATTCTTTTGATGAAAACGGTTATTCACCTCTAATGCTCGCGGCCATGGAGGGAAAGTCGGAGGCGTGCCAGGTTTTAATACTACAAGGAGGGGCCGACTGCGGGCTTACCAATGCTAGAAACGAGACGGCTTTAACATTGGCGAGgataagccctaaatcaaacAAGGCGACCGAGGGTTTGATACTCGATCAATTAGCTCGAGTTTGTGTGACCGAAGGGGAGGAGCTCATCAAGCACACAAGGGAGGGGCGGGGCACGCCACATTTGAAGAACGTCCGGATGCTAAACTCCGGGGTTTTGACGTGGGGGAAGAGCGAGAGAAGGAATGTGGTGTGTAAGGAGGCGACGGCGGGGCCGAGTTTGAATTTTTCGAAGAATAGGAGGAATGACGATAAAGACGGTGAGGCGGCGGTCTTTCGGGTGGTGACGGTGGGGGGGCGAGAGGTCCATTTCGAGGCTAGAAGTGGCCCTAGTGTGGAATTATGGGTTCGCGGCATCAATCTCATTGCAAAGGAAAGTGCTTCTTCAGGGGATTGA